A genomic window from Sorex araneus isolate mSorAra2 chromosome 2, mSorAra2.pri, whole genome shotgun sequence includes:
- the LOC129401591 gene encoding E3 ubiquitin-protein ligase TRIM38-like — translation MASGTANTMRKEATCPICLELMTEPVMTECGHIYCRACIMNNLENQQQRSPSQDNFHCPICRAQCPRESIRPSKQLGNIIETIKKMDQENLCEEHGEKLYLFCENDEQLICWCCERTPQHKGHTTVLAALAYEEYKDIFQETLTYLRKLKDQNKEWQESIREQITKLESEILHEKKARQFGFKEIHQILYMEENTFIWKLENEEKKVLKTLQDSEAQLEEQSQELNHNILELERKCQGSAQEILQDVTDTLDRISLVILNAPEDVSLDIPSMPDLDNIFSEFIEVVETYFVTVTLDLDTAHNGLLVNEDEKTVTSGPPQVKHETPARFKDLPCVLGCEAFTSGKHSFRINNTTRSEWDIGVCLENVPRDNDMRRDPESGFWAIRCCGQRDYVALTSPLTPLHLEEELRCLRVFLDYEAGLVSFYNSDTSSHIFTFPQASFSEPLKPYFRIGEESSMVTSELPVLQNSTSETTAYSDASTELEETIPCCYAEIRAICIEETGVCMKMYSDAFLNDRYIKYVGWTLHDKKGEVRLKCLKALQNSYTNQQ, via the exons ATGGCCTCGGGCACAGCTAACACCATGAGGAAGGAAGccacctgccccatctgcctggaGCTGATGACTGAGCCAGTGATGACAGAATGTGGGCACATCTACTGCCGTGCTTGCATAATGAATAATCTTGAGAACCAGCAACAGCGGTCACCTTCCCAGGATAACTTCCACTGTCCTATATGCAGAGCACAGTGTCCGAGGGAGAGCATCCGGCCCAGCAAGCAGTTAGGAAACATCATTGAAACCATTAAGAAAATGGATCAGGAAAATTTGTGTGAAGAACACGGAGAGAAGCTCTACTTGTTCTGTGAAAATGATGAGCAACTCATCTGCTGGTGTTGTGAGCGGACACCACAGCACAAAGGGCACACCACGGTCCTTGCAGCACTTGCATATGAAGAATACAAG GATATCTTCCAGGAAACTTTGACATACCTGAGGAAACTCAAAGACCAAAATAAGGAATGGCAAGAGAGCATAAGAGAACAAATAACAAAACTTGAG TCTGAAATACTGCATGAAAAAAAAGCAAGGCAGTTTGGCTTTAAGGAAATTCACCAGATCCTATACATGGAGGAGAACACTTTTATATGGAAActggagaatgaagaaaagaaagttctGAAGACACTGCAGGACAGTGAAGCCCAGCTGGAGGAGCAAAGCCAGGAACTCAATCACAACATCCTGGAACTGGAGAGGAAATGTCAGGGCTCAGCCCAGGAGATACTGCAG GATGTGACAGACACTTTGGACAG GATATCTCTTGTGATTTTAAATGCACCAGAGGATGTCTCATTGGATATTCCGTCTATGCCGGATCTTGATAACATTTTCAGTGAATTTATAGAAGTGGTTGAAACTTATTTTG TTACAGTTACTCTTGATCTAGATACAGCGCACAATGGCCTACTTGTGAATGAGGATGAAAAAACGGTGACCAGTGGACCCCCCCAAGTGAAGCATGAGACTCCTGCTAGATTTAAAGACTTACCCTGTGTCCTGGGATGTGAGGCCTTCACCTCAGGAAAACATTCCTTTAGAATAAATAATACAACAAGATCCGAGTGGGATATAGGAGTGTGTCTGGAAAATGTGCCAAGGGACAATGACATGAGACGGGATCCTGAGTCTGGATTCTGGGCCATCAGATGCTGTGGACAGAGGGACTATGTAGCCCTTACATCTCCCCTAACTCCACTCCATCTGGAGGAGGAGCTTAGGTGTCTAAGGGTTTTCCTGGACTATGAGGCTGGACTTGTCTCCTTTTACAACTCGGATACTAGCTCCCACATCTTCACCTTCCCACAGGCCTCTTTCTCTGAGCCTCTCAAGCCTTATTTCCGCATTGGTGAAG AATCCAGCATGGTTACTTCAGAGTTACCAGTATTACAGAATTCAACCAGTGAAACTACTGCCTATTCAGATGCTAGTACTGAACTTGAAGAAACA ATACCATGTTGCTATGCTGAGATTAGAGCCATTTGTATTGAAGAAACTGGAGTGTGCATGAAAATGTATAGTGATGCCTTCCTAAATGACCGTTACATTAAATATGTTGGCTGGACTCTTCATGACAAGAAAGGAGAAGTCAGGCTGAAGTGTTTGAAAGCTCTACAGAATTCGTATACCAACCAACAATGA